The following coding sequences lie in one Moritella viscosa genomic window:
- a CDS encoding membrane protein, RDD family yields MQPEPSSSRQYVELATLAQRFQAAILDKVIFPTVMLVPFILGFDLLNLSAGIDENFTISFATQVKVSLLEIVLFMALNSYLLKEYGQTLGKRIVGIAVVGENGQRLSLQDIILKRYLPFWIVAYLPLFGFVITISNFLAIFRGDQRRCLHDDLAKTLVVKMPRGRKIASSEAHIDSDGKSEASDVMDA; encoded by the coding sequence ATGCAACCTGAACCTTCGTCATCACGTCAATATGTTGAACTTGCTACGTTAGCTCAACGCTTTCAAGCAGCAATATTAGATAAAGTTATTTTTCCGACTGTAATGTTAGTCCCGTTTATTCTCGGTTTTGATTTACTGAATTTAAGTGCCGGTATCGATGAAAACTTTACAATTTCCTTTGCCACTCAAGTCAAAGTATCTTTACTTGAGATTGTGTTATTCATGGCGCTAAACAGTTACCTACTTAAAGAATATGGTCAAACCCTAGGTAAACGCATTGTTGGAATTGCGGTAGTGGGTGAAAATGGCCAACGCCTCAGCTTACAAGATATTATCCTTAAGCGTTACCTGCCATTTTGGATTGTCGCTTATCTACCACTCTTTGGTTTTGTAATTACAATCAGTAATTTCTTGGCGATTTTTAGAGGTGATCAACGCCGCTGCCTACATGATGACTTAGCTAAAACATTAGTCGTGAAGATGCCAAGAGGCCGTAAAATTGCGAGTAGCGAAGCGCATATAGATAGTGACGGTAAAAGTGAAGCCTCAGACGTAATGGATGCTTAA
- the rlmB gene encoding 23S rRNA (guanosine-2'-O-)-methyltransferase RlmB yields MSSELIFGIHAVKSLLEHEPERFIEVYALKGREDDRLTPLIAELNDIGIAVQLVNRNTLDKKCDGGRHNGVLARVKEGKKLNESDLDTLLNRIEEKEEQPLLLILDGVTDPHNLGACLRSADAAGVHAVIVPKDKSVQLTSVVRKVACGAAETVPLIAVTNLARTMRELQERRIWIVGTAGEATQDLYQPKLTGPLAIAMGAEEKGLRRLTREHCDELISIPMAGSVSSLNVSVATGICLFEVVRQRQAK; encoded by the coding sequence ATGAGCAGTGAACTAATTTTCGGTATTCATGCAGTTAAATCATTATTGGAGCATGAACCAGAGCGCTTCATTGAAGTATATGCATTAAAAGGACGTGAAGATGATCGTCTAACACCATTAATAGCAGAATTAAATGATATTGGTATTGCAGTGCAATTGGTTAACCGTAACACACTGGATAAGAAGTGTGACGGCGGCCGTCATAACGGTGTATTAGCGCGCGTTAAAGAAGGTAAAAAACTAAATGAATCTGATCTTGATACGTTACTAAACCGTATTGAAGAAAAAGAAGAACAGCCATTATTACTAATTCTTGATGGTGTTACTGATCCGCACAACCTAGGTGCTTGTTTACGTAGTGCAGATGCGGCCGGTGTTCATGCTGTTATTGTGCCTAAAGATAAGTCTGTACAACTGACATCTGTGGTGCGTAAAGTAGCGTGTGGCGCAGCAGAAACAGTGCCACTGATTGCAGTAACAAACCTTGCACGTACTATGCGTGAGCTACAAGAACGTCGTATCTGGATTGTGGGTACTGCGGGCGAAGCTACACAAGATTTATACCAGCCTAAGTTAACTGGTCCATTAGCTATTGCGATGGGTGCGGAAGAGAAAGGTCTGCGTCGTCTAACGCGTGAACATTGTGATGAACTAATTAGCATCCCAATGGCGGGTAGTGTTTCAAGCTTGAACGTATCAGTAGCTACTGGTATTTGTTTGTTTGAAGTTGTACGTCAACGTCAGGCTAAATAA
- the rnr gene encoding ribonuclease R: MSKDPFHSREQEKYNNPIPSREFILDYLRSLDKPINREQIFAGLTLQGEEHEEALRRRLRAMERDGQLVFCRNRTYALPERLDLLEGLVLGHRDGFGFFRPDDGGKDLFISIRQMSTLFHGDRILAQPVKEEFKGRKEARFVRLLDAEPLQLVGRVYLEKGIAFVRPDDSRIKQEIRISDEERLGARAGQMVVTEIVKRPTYNLPALGKVIEILGENMAPGMEIQVAIRTHDIPHVWPEHILDDMAKLSPEVPEDAKLNRVDLRDLPLLTIDGEDARDFDDAVFCERKKSGGWRLWVAIADVSSYVQTNSDLDLEAQGRGNSVYFPEQVVPMLPEVLSNGLCSLNPHVDRLCMVCEMTISDAGRLSGYKFYEAVMNSHARLTYTKVANILDGDTELRDEYEAVVPHLHELHNMYKVLKKARSERGAIEFETLETRFVFNEHRKIDKIVPVVRNDAHKLIEECMILANVASARFVSKHKAAALLRVHDTPGEEKLVNFRSFLSETGLELKGGLKPTPLDYADLISRIQDRPDKELIQTMLLRSMKQAVYQAENNGHFGLALTAYGHFTSPIRRYPDLVLHRAIKFEIANQAAVKAGKPLTKRWTSTGGYCYQVSDVETLGEHCSLTERRADDATRDVSDFLKCEYMQDHLGDTFEGVIAAVTGFGFFVRIKNLNIDGLVHVSSLRGDYYNFDGSRQTLRGESSGVEYRIGDQVEVKVLAINMNDKKIDLELAGAVTHSRRSKRKPAEFSGKRKPEGAKAKPNKKTKLKLKTNSDVVVSAADKARVAAKLQPQTGDAVEKGTSQVDAVKPKGKTKPAKKKVKAKAKSRPGRAERSKQKANK, translated from the coding sequence ATGAGTAAAGACCCTTTCCACTCGCGTGAGCAGGAAAAATATAATAATCCTATTCCTAGTCGAGAATTCATTCTTGATTATCTTCGTAGCCTAGATAAGCCGATTAATCGTGAGCAAATATTTGCCGGATTAACGTTACAAGGCGAAGAACACGAAGAAGCTTTACGTCGTCGCTTACGTGCGATGGAGCGTGATGGGCAGTTGGTTTTCTGTCGTAACAGAACTTATGCACTACCTGAACGCTTAGATTTGCTGGAAGGTTTGGTATTGGGTCACCGCGATGGTTTTGGCTTCTTCCGTCCTGATGATGGTGGTAAAGATTTATTTATCTCTATCCGTCAAATGTCGACGTTATTCCATGGCGACCGTATTCTTGCACAACCTGTAAAAGAAGAGTTTAAAGGCCGTAAAGAAGCGCGTTTCGTGCGTTTATTAGATGCTGAACCACTGCAACTTGTTGGTCGTGTTTATTTGGAAAAAGGTATTGCCTTTGTACGTCCAGATGACAGCCGTATTAAACAAGAAATACGCATTAGTGATGAAGAACGTCTCGGTGCTCGTGCTGGTCAAATGGTTGTGACTGAAATTGTAAAACGTCCAACTTATAACTTGCCTGCGTTAGGTAAAGTGATCGAGATACTGGGTGAAAATATGGCACCTGGCATGGAAATCCAAGTGGCGATCCGTACGCATGATATTCCGCATGTATGGCCAGAACATATTCTTGATGACATGGCAAAATTGTCACCAGAAGTCCCTGAAGATGCGAAACTAAATCGTGTTGATTTACGTGATCTACCGTTGTTAACGATTGATGGCGAAGATGCGCGAGATTTCGATGATGCTGTATTCTGTGAACGTAAAAAAAGCGGTGGCTGGCGTTTATGGGTAGCAATTGCAGACGTAAGTTCGTACGTGCAAACTAATTCAGATTTAGATTTAGAAGCACAAGGCCGTGGTAACTCGGTTTACTTCCCTGAGCAAGTAGTTCCTATGCTGCCAGAAGTATTATCGAATGGTTTATGCTCACTGAATCCACATGTTGACCGTTTATGTATGGTTTGTGAAATGACCATTTCTGATGCTGGTCGTTTATCGGGTTATAAATTTTACGAAGCTGTGATGAACTCACATGCGCGTTTAACGTATACCAAAGTAGCTAATATTCTTGATGGTGATACTGAACTTCGTGATGAATACGAAGCGGTAGTACCACATCTTCACGAATTACATAACATGTATAAAGTGTTGAAAAAAGCACGTTCTGAACGTGGTGCCATTGAATTTGAAACGTTAGAAACGCGTTTTGTATTTAATGAACATCGTAAAATAGATAAGATCGTACCGGTAGTACGTAACGATGCGCATAAACTGATCGAAGAATGCATGATCTTAGCGAACGTTGCATCGGCACGTTTTGTTAGCAAGCATAAAGCTGCGGCATTATTACGTGTGCATGATACACCGGGTGAAGAAAAACTGGTTAACTTCAGAAGTTTCTTAAGTGAGACGGGTCTAGAGCTAAAGGGTGGTTTGAAACCAACCCCGCTAGATTACGCTGATTTGATTAGCCGAATTCAAGATCGTCCGGATAAAGAACTTATCCAAACAATGCTACTACGCTCAATGAAACAGGCTGTATATCAAGCAGAAAATAACGGTCACTTTGGTTTAGCATTAACTGCGTATGGTCACTTTACATCACCAATTCGTCGTTATCCAGATTTAGTCTTACACCGTGCGATCAAGTTTGAAATTGCTAATCAAGCGGCAGTTAAAGCAGGTAAACCCTTAACGAAACGCTGGACTAGCACAGGTGGTTATTGTTACCAAGTATCGGATGTTGAGACACTCGGAGAGCATTGCTCATTAACAGAGCGTCGTGCCGATGATGCAACGCGTGATGTGTCAGATTTCTTGAAGTGTGAATACATGCAAGATCATCTTGGTGATACATTTGAGGGTGTGATCGCAGCGGTAACGGGCTTTGGTTTCTTTGTGCGTATTAAAAATCTTAACATCGATGGTTTAGTACACGTGTCTAGTTTACGTGGTGATTACTATAATTTCGATGGTAGTCGTCAAACGCTACGTGGAGAATCAAGTGGTGTTGAATATCGTATTGGTGATCAAGTTGAGGTGAAAGTCTTAGCGATCAACATGAATGATAAGAAGATTGATCTTGAGCTAGCGGGTGCAGTAACACACAGTCGTCGCAGTAAACGTAAACCCGCAGAATTTTCAGGTAAACGTAAACCTGAAGGTGCAAAAGCGAAGCCGAACAAAAAGACTAAATTAAAGTTAAAAACTAATAGTGATGTAGTGGTAAGTGCGGCTGATAAAGCACGCGTTGCTGCCAAGCTACAGCCTCAAACAGGCGATGCTGTTGAAAAAGGCACATCACAGGTTGATGCCGTTAAGCCGAAAGGCAAGACTAAGCCAGCAAAGAAAAAAGTAAAAGCCAAGGCTAAATCACGTCCGGGCAGAGCTGAACGTTCAAAGCAAAAAGCTAATAAATAG